Below is a window of Terriglobia bacterium DNA.
TCCCAAGGCCGGAGCTACCGCGAGTGCGTTCGCTGGGGGCTCTCCGAGGATCCCCCCGAGGACGCGGCGTCGCTTACGGTCCAGCCGTGCGTTCCCGACGCGTTCGAAGGGTGCGACTTCGTCCTGTCGGGGCTGGCGGCGACGGCGGCTCGCGAGATCGAGCCGCGGTTCGTCGCCGCGGGATTCCCGGTCATCAGCAACGCTTCCGCGTTCCGAATGGAGCCGGACGTCCCGCTGCTCGTCCCGGAGGTGAACGCCTCCCATCTCTCCCTCCTGGCGGCGCAACGCCGGCGGACCGGCGGGGGGTACTGGATCACGAATCCGAACTGCTCGGTGACCGGGCTCGTCATGGCGCTCGCCCCCCTCGACCGTGCGTTCGGCGTGCGGCGCGTCGTGGTGGCCACGTACCAGGCGCTCTCCGGGGCGGGACTCGAGGGACCGCGCGGGCTCGAGATCGTGGACAACGTGATCCCGTGGATCGCGGGCGAGGAAGAGAAGATCGAGCCCGAGACCCGCAAGATCCTCGGCCGGGCCGGGGAGGACGGGCTCGTGGAGTCCGACGCGCGCGTGTC
It encodes the following:
- the asd gene encoding aspartate-semialdehyde dehydrogenase, yielding MISYRAGIIGATGLVGQRLIERLSGHPWFGLAVVGASERSQGRSYRECVRWGLSEDPPEDAASLTVQPCVPDAFEGCDFVLSGLAATAAREIEPRFVAAGFPVISNASAFRMEPDVPLLVPEVNASHLSLLAAQRRRTGGGYWITNPNCSVTGLVMALAPLDRAFGVRRVVVATYQALSGAGLEGPRGLEIVDNVIPWIAGEEEKIEPETRKILGRAGEDGLVESDARVSAHCHRVATLDGHLEAVSVELEQSVSPEEAARELGEFRGDVQGLGLPSAPPRPIVVRTEEDRPQPRLDRGAGDGMSVVVGRVRRCSALTLRFEVLSHNAVRGAAGATLLNAELLAGKGMLAAEVRR